CGAAGGTGAAGCCCAGGCGACGCGCGGCGGCGAGTTGATCAAGGCCGAAGGCATCGAGATCGACAAGGCCTTCACATCGGTGCTCACCCGCGCCATCCGCACCTGCAATCTGGCGCTTGAAGCCGCAGGGCAGAGCTTTGTGCCGGTGGTCAAGGACTGGCGCCTCAATGAGCGTCATTACGGCGGCCTGACGGGCCTCGACAAGGCCGAAACCGCCGCCAAGCACGGTGAGGATCAGGTCAAGATCTGGCGCCGTTCGTATGACGTGCCGCCGCCGCCGCTGGAATCCGGCAGCGCTTACGATTTCAAGGGCGACCGTCGCTATGCCGGCGCCGACCTGCCCGACACCGAAAGCCTGAAGACGACGCTCGATCGCGTTATGCCGTTCTGGACCGGCGACATCGTGCCGGCACTCAAGGCGGGCGATACGGTGCTGGTGGCAGCGCACGGTAATTCCATCCGCGCCATCCTGAAATCGCTGTTCGACCTGTCGGAAGAGGCGATCCTTGAGGTCGAGGTGCCGACTGGAAATCCTCTGGTTGTCAAGCTGGACGACAACCTGAAACCGGTCTCGGCAAAGTATCTCGATACGGCCCGCGCCAACCCGCTGCCAGCGATCGGGTAACAGAGAGTATAGCCCCTCACCCCAGCCCTCTCCCCGCAAGCAGGGAGAGGGGGCTTTAAGCTTTAAGTCGATGTGTTACCTTCCCTTCTCCCTGCCTGCGGGGAGAAGGTGGCCGAAGGCCGGATGAGGGGCTTTGCGCATGCGTAAGATCAAATCACGTCTGATATCCTTGGCGCAGTCTCTCCGCAAAGCCCGTAATCTGGCGGAAGACAAGCTCTGGCACGCCATCAGAAACCGTAACCTGAATGGCAT
The window above is part of the Asticcacaulis sp. MM231 genome. Proteins encoded here:
- the gpmA gene encoding 2,3-diphosphoglycerate-dependent phosphoglycerate mutase; translation: MPTLVLLRHGQSQWNLENRFTGWVDVNLTSEGEAQATRGGELIKAEGIEIDKAFTSVLTRAIRTCNLALEAAGQSFVPVVKDWRLNERHYGGLTGLDKAETAAKHGEDQVKIWRRSYDVPPPPLESGSAYDFKGDRRYAGADLPDTESLKTTLDRVMPFWTGDIVPALKAGDTVLVAAHGNSIRAILKSLFDLSEEAILEVEVPTGNPLVVKLDDNLKPVSAKYLDTARANPLPAIG